From the genome of Bombus vancouverensis nearcticus chromosome 4, iyBomVanc1_principal, whole genome shotgun sequence:
TCATTGAGGTAGAATATTTCAAACATTATGTACATATAAAGAGGGAAAACAACATTTGCTTGATATGTTTTGCTAaactgaaatataaaattggcATTAAGTCAATTCTGTTAATTTCCtccttttatttatatacattagACACTTCTCGATCAAACATTCGTAACAAAAATCTCGGTAAAGATTCTATAAAAAGTGTATAATTTGTACtagtaataaatatttgatatagaAAACGCTTTGTGCCAATTGGCAGAAAATAGAACCATACACATTTATGGTTTACCTTACTCTTTTTCTTTTGGTAATAAAGTATACTCTATTCAGTAGAGTATTGTTTCAAATAACCAATTGTTCTAGCTACATATACATGTAAAACATATGATTACCAACTTTCATCATATAGGGGAGTACCATCTCCACTTAAAGACATACTCCGGGGACTAGAATTTGTAAATGGAGTTTCTTTAGGAGATTTATAAGACGGAGTACGAGCAGATGGGGTTCTATTGCGTGGAGTTGCTCTCCCATTTTGAGCTTCTTGATTTCGTGCTGTTTTTCTAGATTCATTGTATCTTGGAGTAGTATTactaaaattagaaaatgaatatttcattatgattttgatatattttgatatattatgatttcattgatttttgatatattttgataTAGACAACTTACAATTCTTTTGAAGATTGCTTTGATCGAGCCCATGCTTCCGCCGCTTTTGTCCAATTCGTTGCATCAGAAGTACTAGAGACAGATCTATGTGATCTTGCAGTTCTATGTGAATTTGAATTCATTGCTGGAGGAATTGGTTGTAAGAATGGTCCTTGAGAGTGATTAGGTGTTTGTGGATGATGGGGCGTGTGGTGTGGTGTATGGTAGGGGGTCATAAACGGAGTTTGGCCGGAAGGTGTATAAGGCGTACTTCCATACATTCCATAGTTATTAACACTAGCAGCTCCTGGAGTGTATGGTGGATAATGATGTGGAGTTTGATTTGCTACTTTTGAGAgtgaatgtaacaagtggtgtggCATATTCTGTGCTACCCTCTGTATTGTATCTGGATTCACtcctgaaaaaaaaagaaacagacaaAAAGGAAGTTAATTTCAGTAGAATAAAAGTTATCATAGGATCCAAATTCTTAGTAATATGAGACTCACCATTCAGTCCTGGAGTACCATTGTATGGTGTTCTGGAAGTCATAGTTCCATGTGGAGTACCAGGTGTAGCTTGTCCTGGTATAGGATCTCTAAAGTGTTCTTTGAACCAGCGGAACAAGTCATTTATTCTATTAAACATTTGACCTCTAAATCGAAATCCATCAGGTATTACAGTAACATATTCATGACGGCAACGAATTCGTGGTAAATACGAAAGTAAAAATTTTCCAGGATAATTCTAAAATGtataacaaaaaatattaatttaattgaaaaataaaaattttgaagtAGGAATATaagcaaatattaaatattttcgaaCATACTTTAGCTGCAGACACAATATATGGTATCCCTCCAGGATTTTGCTTCTTCTGTTCCTTCAAAATTTCTTCTGCTTTATCTTTAATGCCTTCTACACttgttttgtaatatttaaaatctaaaaGTTCCGAAGTATAAGCAGCCATCGGATTAATATGTCTAGCGATAATTTCATCCAAATCTTCGAATTCTTCATTGCCAATCCATAAACTGCGACCCAAAGAAAATGTATTTTCTTTGCCTTCTTCCCTTATATCAATATGTTGATAAATATTTTCTGTGACTTTCCATGTTACGGTCAAATGATCGAATCCCTTACTGCTAGGTCGTATTATTGCTTCCCCTTGCTTCACAGTTAACATTAACTTTTCAGCTTCTGCAAAACTTATATTATGGAAACTAGGATGAATTATAACACGTTTTACATAAGTTTGTCGTTGCTGCAATTTCTTAGCATCCTCCTCTGTTTTCGTATCTTTTTCTTCTGCCTCTGCTTCATAATAAACGTCTCGCTGAGGTCTAAAAAGAATACACGTAAAATATTAATTGAGGAACTTGTTGAAATGATTATAAATAaagttattataattatttgttgATACTTTACCTCCATTCGTGATTTTTATCAATAAGATCACTCGTCTTGCTAGTACATTCGACACTAAATCGTTCTACTTCAATCTTAATTATGCGACAATGAATTACTTGTCCGACACGTACTCTTTCCTCTGGATTAGCGACATGTTTATCAGACAGATTTTTTACGTGAATATATCCAGATATTCCATTATCCAACCTTAAACGAATTCCAGTTGCTTTTCCCGGACATGCACCGGCATCAAAATGATTCCATACCTCGGACAATTCTGGAAAATCGTTTTTCAAGCAAAATGGGCATTGCCATAATCCGGTTTCATCATTTCGAACAGGATTCGCTTGATCTAATTGATCTCCTTGAGGTCTTCTATGACTTATACCAACAACTGTTGCCAAAACTAATTTACCGACATAGAAAGTTTCCGGAGTTTCTTTAgtcaaaatatcaaataatttttcagTATTTAGAGATTGGTAAGGTACACGGAGGTCTTTGTATCTACAGTTCAGTTCAGCTCTTATATCGTAAAGAGTAATGCACTTGTTTCCAAAACCCTGTCTTTCAAGCTCCTCTGCAAATGCATCCAAATCTAAATCTTTTAATCTTTCTGGTGATTCAAGAATTTCTTCTAGGGCACCAGCAGGATTTGCATCTTCATCATCATACTCTAAAGCATCTACTGCCATTTTTCTTGCCCATTCATATGTCTCTGGATGTACACGTGAGCCATCCAGTACTTCTACATATGCCTCTGTGCTATCTCCTAAACTATTTGtatcaattttaataaaaccaGCACAATTAACAAATACTTTAGGTCCCATATGACATGCTGTTATAAGCTGTGTTCTATTTTCTAGTCTCTGATTAGTTTGTTTCAAAATCTTAATGAGAGCCTGTCCTTTTCTAGGTCCTAAGCCACACACAAATTGTACTAGGTTCGCTGTATAAGGCTGCTGAACTGCTTTATTTAAATCTACTCCTACTTCATTTATACGATTTATAAATtccaaatataaattttctataagatCATCTTTAGGAAGTTGATCTTGCAAAGGATGATATTTAAGGCACAGAATTTCTTCATCTATGGTACACAACTGAGAGAATTCTAATAGAGGATCTTGTATTTTTCTCGCTAAAGATATAGCTTGTCTTAATACTTCTGGATAATCTCTGAACTCAGATATACCTCTGTTACTATTTGCATAAACTTTAGTAAGTTCATTGTCACATATTTCCACTGGGATTGTAGGAAATTGTGCTTCTTCTGCAAGATTAGCTATGCATCCTTTTATATCAGATACTATCATTAATGCTTCTCTAGATTCACCACTTACTACCACAACATGTGGTTTCTTTGTGGCAATAAAATTTTTGATTCCTAGTAAGTCTACCTCTTTCaatatcttttcattttccCTAAAACTATTTTTACGTTTCAATAAATGCGGTAATTTTAGGTAATCAGTACATTCTCCTTCTGGAGAAATTATGCAAGTAAAGGCTGCTTGAGACGGATCAGGCACATATGCCAAACCCATCACACGAATTCCTTTGCTAGTATTCCAATCTTCGTCATCTTCATCAGGAAATTCACAAGTATATGGAGCAATTTTTATCCAATTGTACATTTTGCGGCAACACGCTTTCATAACGCATTCTTTTGCTTCTAACAAAAGATTGGATCTCAATTCTTTTTTCAATTGAGGTATAATAATCCGATTTAAAGCTATTTCAACACTACCAGTTCTTAATGCATTCCAATCTTGGACACTTTTACTAAATTCGTCCCTATAATATAGTTGCTTTATTTCATCGATATAATTATTGCTAGTATTTCCTTCTATCATGTCACTAAAGTAAAGTGTAATTAAT
Proteins encoded in this window:
- the LOC117156879 gene encoding transcription elongation factor SPT6; the encoded protein is MADYLDIEAQESEEEDQLDVKEKKKLKKLKEMEDSEDEDDDEEDEGEVPGLIDDNSIDDDNDGEDSDNSRKRKKSDDEDFDDRLEDEDYDLLEENLGVKVERKRRFKRLRRIQDEESEVEEEREINDERDAIANELFQGSGDEDEERSEVSHRGEAEGYSEEESDDEDDFIVDGDGIPITEKRKKKRPVFSDAALQEAQDTFGIDFDYDEFGKYGEDAFEEEDEDEYIHDEIENRPRPSKKHLKRKSTRKSIFEVYEPSELIRGHFTDVDNEIRTTDIPERMQLRAVPIIPTVEGSDELDLEAKWIYKQAFCQPTISIQDSHLNEEAKERAKKGPQTIGKIKKALDFMRNQNFEVPFIAFYRKEYVLPELNINDLWKIYKFDVKWCYLKQKKENLLKLFEKMRNFQLDEIMKNPDAPLPDNIRVIKDNDIERLKNAHTFEELNDIYRHFMLYYNQDVSSMQEIAHKKEKQAQRKAKLEKRKQRLAEAEENGDLSEIPDAEDEEEEINESLKQPVRKGPYYICRKAGLDGFTKRFGLSPEHFAENLRDNYQRHEVDQDPIEPAIAANEFCSAIFTTSDEVVKAAQLMVAIQLAHEPLVRKCVREMYMERAKVSVKPTKKGIKEIDEGHAIYGLKYLKNKPVRDLVGDQFLKLIVAEEDKLITLYFSDMIEGNTSNNYIDEIKQLYYRDEFSKSVQDWNALRTGSVEIALNRIIIPQLKKELRSNLLLEAKECVMKACCRKMYNWIKIAPYTCEFPDEDDEDWNTSKGIRVMGLAYVPDPSQAAFTCIISPEGECTDYLKLPHLLKRKNSFRENEKILKEVDLLGIKNFIATKKPHVVVVSGESREALMIVSDIKGCIANLAEEAQFPTIPVEICDNELTKVYANSNRGISEFRDYPEVLRQAISLARKIQDPLLEFSQLCTIDEEILCLKYHPLQDQLPKDDLIENLYLEFINRINEVGVDLNKAVQQPYTANLVQFVCGLGPRKGQALIKILKQTNQRLENRTQLITACHMGPKVFVNCAGFIKIDTNSLGDSTEAYVEVLDGSRVHPETYEWARKMAVDALEYDDEDANPAGALEEILESPERLKDLDLDAFAEELERQGFGNKCITLYDIRAELNCRYKDLRVPYQSLNTEKLFDILTKETPETFYVGKLVLATVVGISHRRPQGDQLDQANPVRNDETGLWQCPFCLKNDFPELSEVWNHFDAGACPGKATGIRLRLDNGISGYIHVKNLSDKHVANPEERVRVGQVIHCRIIKIEVERFSVECTSKTSDLIDKNHEWRPQRDVYYEAEAEEKDTKTEEDAKKLQQRQTYVKRVIIHPSFHNISFAEAEKLMLTVKQGEAIIRPSSKGFDHLTVTWKVTENIYQHIDIREEGKENTFSLGRSLWIGNEEFEDLDEIIARHINPMAAYTSELLDFKYYKTSVEGIKDKAEEILKEQKKQNPGGIPYIVSAAKNYPGKFLLSYLPRIRCRHEYVTVIPDGFRFRGQMFNRINDLFRWFKEHFRDPIPGQATPGTPHGTMTSRTPYNGTPGLNGVNPDTIQRVAQNMPHHLLHSLSKVANQTPHHYPPYTPGAASVNNYGMYGSTPYTPSGQTPFMTPYHTPHHTPHHPQTPNHSQGPFLQPIPPAMNSNSHRTARSHRSVSSTSDATNWTKAAEAWARSKQSSKEFNTTPRYNESRKTARNQEAQNGRATPRNRTPSARTPSYKSPKETPFTNSSPRSMSLSGDGTPLYDESW